From Strix uralensis isolate ZFMK-TIS-50842 chromosome 1, bStrUra1, whole genome shotgun sequence, a single genomic window includes:
- the MYC gene encoding myc proto-oncogene protein — protein sequence MPLSAGFPSKNYDYDYDSVQPYFYFEEEEENFYLAAQQRGSELQPPAPSEDIWKKFELLPTPPLSPSRRSSLAAASCFPSTADQLEIVTELLGGDMVNQSFICDPDDESFVKSIIIQDCMWSGFSAAAKLEKVVSEKLATYQAARREGGPAAAARPGPPPAGPPPPPPGLAASPAASAGLYLHDLGAAAADCIDPSVVFPYPLSERAPRAGPPGASPASLLGDDTPPTTSSDSEEEQEEDEEIDVVTLAETNESESSTESSTDTSEEHSKPHHSPLVLKRCHVNIHQHNYAAPPSTKVEYPAAKRLKLDSGRVLKQISNNRKCSSPRTSDSEENDKRRTHNVLERQRRNELKLSFFALRDQIPEVANNEKAPKVVILKKATEYVLSIQSDEHRLIAEKEQLRRRREQLKHKLEQLRNSCA from the exons ATGCCGCTCAGCGCCGGCTTCCCCAGCAAGAACTACGACTACGACTACGACTCGGTGCAGCCCTACTTCTACttcgaggaggaggaggagaacttcTACCTGGCGGCGCAGCAGCGGGGCAGCGAGCTGCAGCCCCCCGCGCCGTCCGAGGACATCTGGAAGAAGTTTGAATTGTTGCCCACGCCGCCCCTCTCCCCCAGCCGCCGCTCCAGCCTGGCCGCCGCCTCCTGCTTCCCCTCCACCGCCGACCAGCTGGAGATAGTGACCGAGCTCCTCGGGGGGGACATGGTCAACCAGAGCTTCATCTGCGACCCGGACGACGAGTCCTTCGTCAAGTCCATCATCATCCAGGACTGCATGTGGAGCGGCTTCTCCGCCGCCGCCAAGCTGGAGAAGGTGGTCTCCGAGAAGCTGGCCACCTACCAGGCGGCCCGCCGGGaggggggccccgccgccgccgcccgccccggcccgccgcccgccggcccgccgccgccgccgcccggcctcgccgcctcccccgccgcctcGGCCGGCCTCTACCTGCACGACctgggcgccgccgccgccgactGCATCGACCCGTCGGTGGTCTTCCCCTACCCGCTCAGCGAGCGggccccgcgggccgggccgcccggCGCCAGCCCCGCGTCCCTGCTGGGCGACGACACGCCGCCCACTACCAGCAGCGACTCGG aagAAGAAcaagaggaagatgaggaaatCGATGTCGTTACATTAGCTGAAACAAATGAATCTGAATCCAGCACAGAGTCCAGCACCGACACATCAGAGGAGCACAGTAAGCCCCACCACAGCCCACTGGTTCTCAAACGGTGTCACGTCAACATCCATCAGCACAATTATGCTGCTCCTCCCTCCACCAAGGTTGAATACCCAGCTGCAAAAAGGCTAAAGTTGGACAGTGGCAGAGTTCTCAAACAGATCAGCAACAACCGAAAATGCTCAAGTCCCCGCACGTCAGATTCGGAAGAGAACGACAAGAGGCGAACACACAATGTCCTGGAGCGCCAGAGGAGAAACGAGCTGAAGTTGAGTTTCTTTGCCTTGCGTGACCAGATACCTGAGGTGGCCAACAATGAAAAGGCACCCAAGGTTGTCATCCTGAAAAAAGCCACAGAGTACGTTCTTTCCATCCAGTCAGACGAACACAGACTGATCGCAGAGAAAGAACAGTTACGGAGGAGGAGAGAACAGTTGAAACACAAACTCGAGCAGCTAAGGAACTCTTGTGCGTAG